A stretch of Roseovarius sp. M141 DNA encodes these proteins:
- a CDS encoding trimeric intracellular cation channel family protein, with protein MTALVLLDYASVLIFALTGALVASRAQLDIVGFAFIASLTAVGGGTLRDLMLDRHPIFWMGDPTYILIAVSAAVLIFFTAHLVESRYRWLLWLDSFALAVAVPAGVSAALVMAQPLPIVVLMGMATGCLGGLMRDVVIGEVPLVLRKGKLYVSAAFAGSLIAAILDRMEFDTFIILGGCGVVTWALRAGSLAFGWSIPVYKSRPPRQ; from the coding sequence ATGACCGCACTCGTGCTGCTCGACTATGCCTCGGTGCTGATCTTCGCGCTGACCGGCGCGCTGGTAGCCAGCCGCGCGCAGCTCGATATCGTCGGGTTCGCTTTCATCGCCAGCCTCACCGCGGTCGGCGGCGGCACGCTGCGCGACCTGATGCTGGACCGCCACCCGATCTTCTGGATGGGCGATCCCACCTATATCCTGATCGCCGTCAGCGCCGCCGTATTGATCTTCTTCACCGCGCATCTTGTCGAGAGCCGGTATCGCTGGCTGCTCTGGCTCGATTCCTTCGCGTTGGCGGTCGCCGTCCCTGCGGGTGTGTCGGCGGCGCTGGTGATGGCGCAGCCCCTGCCAATCGTGGTTCTCATGGGTATGGCCACTGGCTGCTTGGGCGGCCTCATGCGCGATGTGGTGATCGGCGAGGTGCCATTGGTGCTGCGCAAGGGCAAACTATACGTCAGCGCCGCCTTCGCCGGATCGCTGATTGCGGCAATCCTCGACCGGATGGAATTTGACACCTTCATCATCCTTGGCGGCTGCGGCGTTGTCACATGGGCCTTGCGCGCAGGCTCGCTTGCCTTCGGCTGGTCCATCCCGGTCTACAAATCGCGCCCGCCCCGCCAATAG
- a CDS encoding NYN domain-containing protein, with amino-acid sequence MFYKVERLALFIDGSNLYAAGRALGFDIDYKLLRSEFMRRGKLLRAFYYTALLENDEYSPIRPLVDWLNYNGFCMVTKPAKEYTDSQGRRKVKGNMDIELAVDAMELAPRVDHIVLFSGDGDFRPLVESLQRQGVRVSVVSTIRSQPPMISDDLRRQADNFIELDDLKDVIGRPPREQNIDRERAIEALD; translated from the coding sequence ATGTTTTACAAGGTTGAGCGTCTGGCGCTCTTTATCGACGGCTCGAACCTCTATGCTGCCGGCAGGGCCCTGGGATTTGACATTGACTATAAATTGTTGAGATCCGAATTCATGCGCCGTGGCAAATTGTTGCGCGCCTTCTACTACACCGCATTGCTGGAGAACGATGAATACTCCCCGATCCGCCCGCTGGTTGACTGGCTAAACTATAACGGGTTCTGCATGGTTACGAAACCCGCCAAGGAATACACCGACAGCCAGGGCCGCCGAAAGGTGAAGGGCAACATGGACATCGAACTGGCCGTCGATGCGATGGAACTGGCACCCCGCGTCGATCACATCGTTCTGTTCTCGGGCGATGGCGATTTCCGTCCGCTGGTGGAATCGCTGCAACGTCAGGGCGTGCGTGTGTCGGTTGTGTCTACCATTCGCAGCCAGCCGCCGATGATCTCGGACGATCTGCGCCGCCAGGCCGACAACTTTATCGAACTGGACGATCTGAAGGACGTCATCGGGCGCCCCCCGCGTGAGCAGAATATCGACCGCGAGCGCGCAATCGAGGCGCTGGACTGA
- the def gene encoding peptide deformylase encodes MTVRRCIPWPDKRLRSVAAPVDAITDEIRALWGDMIDTMEAMPGVGLAAPQIGVMLRLAVVDASDARGQVIRMANPEVLHASVQFRPHEEASPNLPGLSALVARPRAVTVRFLNADGEVEERDFVGLWATSVQHQIDHLNGRMYFDRLTKLRRDMLLRKARKLAG; translated from the coding sequence ATGACCGTGCGCCGCTGCATCCCATGGCCGGACAAGCGTCTGCGCAGCGTCGCCGCGCCGGTGGACGCGATAACCGATGAGATCCGCGCCCTTTGGGGGGACATGATCGACACGATGGAGGCGATGCCGGGTGTCGGCCTGGCTGCACCGCAGATAGGCGTGATGCTGCGCCTTGCAGTTGTCGACGCCAGCGACGCACGCGGGCAGGTGATCCGCATGGCCAACCCGGAGGTGCTGCATGCCAGCGTGCAATTCCGCCCGCATGAGGAGGCCAGCCCGAACCTGCCGGGCCTGTCGGCGCTGGTTGCGCGCCCCCGCGCGGTGACGGTGCGGTTCTTGAACGCGGATGGCGAGGTGGAGGAGCGCGATTTTGTCGGGCTCTGGGCCACATCGGTGCAGCACCAGATCGACCATCTGAACGGGCGGATGTATTTTGATCGCCTGACCAAGCTGCGCCGCGACATGCTGCTGCGCAAGGCACGGAAACTGGCGGGGTAG
- the folK gene encoding 2-amino-4-hydroxy-6-hydroxymethyldihydropteridine diphosphokinase: MTAIDSFLIALGGNLPSRAGSPGDTLRAALDALVCEGGELRAVSPFYATPCFPAGAGPDYVNAAAEIGMAGGARQMLDLLHRIEGHFGRERVQRWGRRTLDLDLIAQGQTVLPDRAGHAAWRALPLDDQMVRAPDELILPHPRLQERAFVLIPLADIAPDWRHPVLGHTIRDMVAALPAQAVAEVVRLP; this comes from the coding sequence GTGACGGCAATTGACAGTTTTCTGATCGCACTGGGCGGAAATCTGCCATCCCGCGCCGGATCGCCCGGCGATACTCTGCGCGCGGCGCTGGATGCGCTGGTCTGCGAGGGGGGCGAATTGCGCGCCGTCAGCCCGTTTTATGCGACGCCCTGCTTTCCGGCGGGCGCGGGGCCGGATTATGTCAACGCGGCCGCCGAAATCGGCATGGCCGGGGGGGCGCGGCAGATGCTGGATCTGCTGCATCGGATCGAGGGGCATTTTGGCCGCGAACGGGTGCAGCGCTGGGGGCGTCGCACCCTGGATCTGGATCTGATCGCGCAGGGCCAGACCGTGCTGCCGGACCGGGCCGGGCACGCCGCATGGCGCGCGTTGCCGCTGGACGATCAGATGGTGCGCGCGCCGGATGAGTTGATCCTGCCGCATCCGCGTCTGCAAGAGCGCGCCTTTGTGCTGATCCCGCTGGCCGACATTGCGCCGGATTGGCGCCACCCGGTGCTGGGCCATACCATACGCGACATGGTGGCGGCCCTGCCTGCGCAAGCAGTGGCCGAGGTGGTGCGCCTGCCATAA
- a CDS encoding bifunctional (p)ppGpp synthetase/guanosine-3',5'-bis(diphosphate) 3'-pyrophosphohydrolase: MITADDLIALVRTYNPRSDEGLLRRGYDYGLRMHDGQTRYSGEPYFSHPIAVAAILAQQRLGDATIVTALLHDTIEDTRASYAAVAEMFGTEIADLVDGVTKLTNLQLSSSETKQAENFRKLLIAMSKDLRVILVKLADRLHNMRTIKAMRPDKQVQKARETMDIYAPLAGRMGMQWMREELEDLAFRVINPEARASIMRRFITLQRESGDVISRITADIRKEMKKVGIEAEVLGRAKKPYSIWRKMQEKDLAFSRLSDIYGFRIICADESECYAILGAIHQRWRAVPGRFKDYISQPKSNGYRSIHTTVSGRDGKRVEVQIRTRQMHDVAESGVAAHWSYRDGVRSENPFAVDPSKWINTLTDQLDEADHADFLEAVKLEMYSDQVFCFTPKGEVIKLPRGATPIDFAYAIHTRIGNAVVGAKIDGMRVPLWTRIKNGQSVDVITADGQTPQSSWLDIATTGKAKSAIRRALRELDRSRYIKLGRELARAAFEHVGKRATDKALIAAAKNLQLKDIDSVLARMGSAELTGREVVSTVYPDLVPQGGDEVGRDRAVIGLEPDQRFERARCCEPLPGERIVGITFRGKGVVVHSIDCDTLITHEEQPERWLDLAWHSGTHAAVYGVTLNVTLSNDAGVLGRICTLIGECNANISNMTFVDRKPDFYRLLVEVELRDAEQLHNVINVLDADTDVAQVERHRDRSRAAGKGET; encoded by the coding sequence ATGATTACCGCCGATGACCTGATCGCGCTGGTGCGTACCTACAACCCGCGCAGTGACGAGGGGTTGTTGCGGCGCGGTTATGATTATGGCTTGCGCATGCATGACGGGCAGACCCGCTATTCGGGCGAGCCCTATTTTTCGCACCCCATCGCCGTTGCCGCCATTCTGGCGCAGCAGCGGCTGGGCGATGCGACCATCGTCACCGCGCTGCTGCATGACACGATTGAGGACACCCGCGCCTCCTATGCCGCCGTAGCCGAGATGTTCGGCACCGAGATCGCCGATCTGGTCGATGGCGTGACCAAGCTGACGAACCTTCAGCTCAGTTCCAGCGAAACCAAGCAGGCCGAGAATTTTCGCAAGCTGCTGATCGCGATGTCCAAGGATCTGCGCGTCATTCTGGTAAAGCTGGCCGACCGTCTGCACAATATGCGCACGATCAAGGCGATGCGCCCCGACAAGCAGGTGCAAAAAGCGCGCGAGACAATGGATATCTATGCGCCGCTTGCGGGCCGCATGGGCATGCAGTGGATGCGCGAAGAGCTGGAGGATCTGGCCTTTCGCGTCATCAACCCCGAGGCGCGCGCGTCGATCATGCGCCGCTTTATCACGCTGCAACGCGAATCGGGCGATGTCATCAGCCGCATCACCGCCGATATCCGCAAGGAGATGAAGAAGGTCGGCATCGAGGCCGAGGTGCTGGGCCGCGCCAAGAAGCCCTATTCGATCTGGCGCAAGATGCAGGAAAAGGATCTGGCCTTTTCGCGCCTGTCAGACATCTACGGGTTTCGCATCATCTGCGCCGACGAATCCGAATGCTACGCCATTCTGGGTGCGATCCATCAACGCTGGCGCGCCGTGCCGGGCCGGTTCAAGGATTACATCAGCCAGCCGAAATCGAACGGCTACCGGTCGATCCACACCACCGTTTCGGGCCGCGACGGCAAGCGGGTCGAGGTGCAGATCCGTACGCGCCAGATGCATGATGTTGCCGAATCCGGCGTGGCCGCGCATTGGTCCTACCGTGACGGGGTGCGCAGCGAAAACCCCTTTGCCGTCGATCCGTCCAAGTGGATCAACACGCTGACCGATCAACTGGACGAGGCCGATCACGCCGATTTCCTCGAAGCGGTCAAGCTCGAGATGTATTCCGATCAGGTGTTCTGCTTCACCCCCAAGGGCGAGGTGATCAAGCTGCCGCGCGGTGCGACGCCGATCGATTTTGCCTATGCCATCCACACCCGTATCGGCAATGCCGTCGTGGGGGCCAAGATTGACGGCATGCGGGTGCCACTGTGGACCCGGATCAAGAATGGCCAGTCGGTCGATGTCATCACGGCAGATGGTCAGACCCCGCAATCCAGCTGGCTGGACATCGCGACGACCGGCAAGGCCAAATCCGCCATTCGCCGCGCCCTGCGCGAGCTGGATCGCAGCCGCTATATCAAGCTGGGCCGTGAATTGGCCCGTGCCGCGTTCGAACATGTGGGCAAGCGCGCCACCGACAAGGCCCTGATCGCGGCGGCAAAGAATCTGCAGCTCAAGGACATTGATTCGGTTCTGGCGCGTATGGGCAGCGCCGAACTGACCGGTCGCGAGGTCGTCAGCACCGTCTATCCCGATCTTGTCCCACAGGGCGGCGACGAGGTCGGCCGCGATCGCGCCGTGATCGGCCTTGAGCCGGATCAACGGTTTGAGAGGGCCCGCTGCTGCGAGCCGCTGCCGGGCGAGCGGATCGTCGGCATCACCTTTCGCGGCAAGGGCGTCGTTGTCCACTCGATCGATTGCGATACGCTGATCACCCACGAGGAACAGCCCGAGCGCTGGCTCGACCTTGCCTGGCACTCTGGCACCCACGCGGCCGTCTACGGCGTGACGCTGAATGTGACCCTGAGCAACGACGCCGGTGTGCTGGGGCGAATTTGCACCTTGATTGGCGAGTGCAACGCCAATATCTCAAACATGACCTTTGTCGACCGCAAGCCGGATTTCTATCGCCTGCTGGTCGAGGTCGAACTGCGTGACGCGGAACAATTGCACAATGTCATCAATGTGCTGGATGCCGACACCGACGTCGCGCAGGTCGAGCGTCATCGCGATAGGTCCCGTGCCGCCGGCAAGGGCGAAACCTGA
- a CDS encoding DUF3429 domain-containing protein, translated as MNSIPRSALILGLAGLIPFVWGAITVLHPPLADWTNHTIGPRFAGPYVMLFYGAIILAFMSGVLWGFATKLEGTQAATGYALSVIPALWAFFTTGGGPNSAGISLMAGFIGLLGLDWLFWRFGVAPDWWMQLRVLLTAIVLACLAVGVFA; from the coding sequence ATGAACAGCATCCCACGCTCGGCCCTGATCCTCGGGCTTGCCGGACTGATCCCGTTCGTTTGGGGCGCGATCACCGTGTTGCACCCGCCCCTTGCCGACTGGACAAACCACACGATCGGACCGCGCTTTGCGGGGCCATATGTCATGCTATTCTACGGCGCCATCATTCTGGCCTTCATGTCCGGCGTGCTCTGGGGCTTTGCCACGAAACTGGAGGGGACGCAGGCCGCGACCGGCTATGCGCTGTCGGTGATCCCCGCGCTCTGGGCGTTCTTCACGACCGGCGGCGGGCCGAACAGCGCCGGCATTTCGCTGATGGCAGGGTTTATCGGGCTGCTGGGTCTCGACTGGCTGTTCTGGCGTTTCGGCGTCGCGCCAGACTGGTGGATGCAATTGCGCGTGCTGCTGACCGCCATCGTGCTGGCCTGCCTTGCCGTCGGTGTCTTTGCATGA
- the fmt gene encoding methionyl-tRNA formyltransferase, translated as MRVIFMGTPEFSVPVLEALVRAGHDIAAVYTQPPRPAGRGKKDRPTPVHARAAEMGLDVRHPLNFWAEADRADFAALNADVAVVVAYGLILPQAVLDAPVHGCLNIHASLLPRWRGAAPIHRAIMTGDAVTGICIMQMEAGLDTGPVLLREEVQISALETTGQLHDRLSVMGAALICDALERLEMLVPQPQTHAGVTYAAKIDKAEARIDWSRGADEIDRQIRGLSPFPGAWTEIAGQRVKLLASRLAEGQGAPGEVLDDALTIACATGAVQLLRLQRAGRAAQDGPEFLRGMSVAPGMIMGEG; from the coding sequence ATGCGCGTGATCTTCATGGGAACGCCCGAATTTTCGGTGCCGGTGCTGGAGGCGCTGGTGCGGGCCGGCCATGACATCGCCGCCGTCTATACCCAGCCGCCGCGCCCTGCCGGACGCGGCAAGAAGGACCGTCCCACGCCGGTCCATGCGCGCGCCGCCGAAATGGGGCTGGACGTGCGGCATCCATTGAACTTCTGGGCCGAGGCCGACCGCGCGGATTTTGCCGCGCTGAACGCGGATGTCGCTGTCGTCGTCGCCTATGGGCTGATCCTGCCGCAAGCTGTGCTGGACGCGCCGGTGCATGGCTGCCTGAATATCCACGCGTCGCTACTGCCGCGCTGGCGCGGGGCCGCGCCGATCCACCGCGCGATCATGACGGGCGATGCCGTCACCGGTATCTGCATCATGCAGATGGAGGCGGGGCTGGATACCGGACCTGTTCTGCTGCGCGAAGAGGTGCAGATCAGCGCGCTGGAGACGACCGGGCAGCTTCATGACCGGCTGAGCGTGATGGGCGCGGCGCTGATCTGCGACGCGCTGGAGCGGCTTGAGATGCTGGTGCCCCAGCCTCAGACGCATGCGGGCGTCACCTATGCCGCCAAGATCGACAAGGCTGAGGCGCGCATCGACTGGTCGCGCGGCGCCGACGAGATCGACCGGCAGATCCGGGGCCTTTCGCCGTTTCCGGGGGCCTGGACCGAAATCGCCGGACAGCGCGTAAAATTGTTGGCATCGCGGCTGGCCGAAGGGCAGGGCGCGCCGGGCGAGGTGCTGGACGATGCGCTGACCATTGCGTGCGCGACAGGGGCGGTGCAGCTATTGCGCTTGCAGCGGGCCGGGCGGGCGGCGCAGGATGGGCCCGAGTTCCTGCGCGGCATGTCCGTGGCGCCGGGCATGATCATGGGCGAAGGCTGA
- the rnhA gene encoding ribonuclease HI → MPKLFAYTDGACSGNPGPGGWGALLRAMDGPTIVKERCLKGGEANTTNNRMELLAAINALETLAKPSTLTIITDSQYVKNGVTGWIHGWKRNGWKTAAKKPVKNAELWQRLDTAQARHDVTWEWVKGHAGHPENERADELAREGMAPFKGGSAK, encoded by the coding sequence ATGCCTAAGCTTTTCGCCTATACCGACGGCGCCTGTTCAGGCAATCCCGGCCCCGGCGGCTGGGGTGCGCTCCTGCGCGCCATGGACGGCCCCACCATCGTCAAGGAACGCTGCCTCAAGGGCGGCGAAGCCAATACCACCAACAACCGGATGGAGCTGCTGGCCGCGATCAACGCGCTGGAAACCCTGGCGAAACCGTCGACGCTGACTATCATCACCGATAGCCAATACGTCAAGAACGGTGTCACCGGCTGGATCCATGGCTGGAAGCGCAACGGCTGGAAAACCGCCGCCAAGAAACCGGTGAAAAACGCCGAACTCTGGCAGCGCCTCGACACCGCCCAAGCCCGCCATGACGTGACATGGGAATGGGTCAAGGGCCACGCAGGCCACCCGGAAAACGAGCGCGCGGATGAACTGGCACGCGAAGGCATGGCCCCGTTCAAGGGTGGATCCGCCAAATGA
- the ispH gene encoding 4-hydroxy-3-methylbut-2-enyl diphosphate reductase: protein MSKPPLTLHLAAPRGFCAGVDRAIKIVEMALTKWGAPVYVRHEIVHNKYVVDDLRAKGAIFVEELDECPADRPVIFSAHGVPKSVPAEANARNMVYVDATCPLVSKVHIEAERHHEAGLQIIMIGHDGHPETIGTMGQLPPGAVLLVETEADVARLNVRDEAALAYVTQTTLSVDDTIGIVAALNARFPAIQGPHKEDICYATTNRQAAVKAMAPDCDAMLVVGAPNSSNSRRLVEVGARAGCGYAQLVQRAGDIDWRSLEGVRSIGVTAGASAPEVLVNEVIAAIQNRYDVTVNQVETAVENIEFKVPRVLRAPA from the coding sequence ATGAGCAAACCACCCCTGACCCTTCATCTGGCGGCGCCGCGCGGTTTTTGCGCCGGCGTCGACCGCGCGATCAAGATCGTGGAAATGGCGCTGACCAAATGGGGCGCGCCGGTCTATGTGCGCCACGAAATCGTGCATAACAAATACGTCGTCGACGATCTGCGCGCCAAGGGTGCGATTTTCGTCGAGGAACTGGATGAATGTCCTGCCGACCGCCCGGTGATCTTTTCCGCGCATGGCGTGCCGAAATCCGTCCCGGCCGAGGCGAATGCGCGCAACATGGTCTATGTCGATGCGACCTGCCCGCTGGTCTCCAAGGTCCATATCGAGGCCGAGCGTCACCACGAGGCCGGCCTGCAAATCATCATGATCGGCCATGACGGCCACCCCGAAACCATCGGCACCATGGGCCAACTGCCCCCCGGCGCGGTGCTGTTGGTCGAAACCGAGGCCGACGTCGCCCGGCTGAATGTGCGCGACGAGGCCGCGCTGGCGTATGTGACGCAGACCACGCTGAGCGTGGACGACACCATCGGCATTGTCGCCGCCCTCAATGCGCGATTCCCCGCGATCCAAGGTCCGCACAAAGAGGATATCTGCTACGCTACCACCAACCGGCAGGCGGCGGTCAAGGCGATGGCGCCAGACTGTGACGCGATGCTGGTGGTCGGCGCGCCCAATTCCAGCAATTCGCGCCGTCTGGTCGAGGTGGGCGCGCGCGCCGGGTGCGGCTATGCCCAGCTGGTCCAGCGCGCCGGTGACATCGACTGGCGCAGCCTTGAGGGCGTGCGCAGCATCGGCGTGACGGCCGGCGCATCGGCCCCCGAAGTGCTGGTGAACGAGGTGATCGCGGCGATCCAGAACCGCTATGACGTGACCGTAAATCAGGTCGAAACGGCGGTAGAGAACATCGAATTCAAGGTACCCCGCGTGCTGAGGGCGCCCGCATGA
- a CDS encoding MalY/PatB family protein, with protein sequence MNFDEIIDRVGTHSSKWDMMEPIYGVSPQDGISMWVADMDFRPPQCVSDAVKAMHDHGIYGYYGDDRAYRASIQWWMKERHGWTLDKDAIFTTHGLVNGTAMCVDTFTLPGDGVVLFTPVYHAFSRVIKAAGRVVVECPLALEAGKYRMDFDTWDAQMTGKEKMLILCSPHNPGGRVWSRDELQGVADFAKRHDLILVSDEIHHDLVMPGHRHIPMANINGIEDRLAMMTATTKTFNIAGSHTGNVIIPDANLRARFAARMAAMGQSANSFGLFMTEAAYSPEGAAWVDALVRYLDGNRKLFDEGLNAIPGVKSMPLESTYLAWVDFDATGMTHDEVTDRVQSGARIAVNHGPTFGTGGESYLRFNLATPRSRVAEAVERLQKTFGDLQ encoded by the coding sequence ATGAATTTCGACGAAATAATCGACCGCGTCGGCACGCATTCCAGCAAATGGGACATGATGGAGCCGATCTACGGCGTTAGCCCTCAGGACGGCATTTCCATGTGGGTCGCAGATATGGATTTCCGCCCGCCACAATGCGTTTCAGACGCGGTCAAGGCGATGCATGATCATGGCATCTACGGCTATTACGGCGACGACCGCGCCTATCGCGCGTCGATCCAGTGGTGGATGAAGGAACGCCACGGCTGGACGCTGGACAAGGACGCGATCTTCACCACGCATGGATTGGTTAACGGCACCGCGATGTGCGTGGATACCTTCACCCTGCCGGGCGATGGCGTCGTTCTGTTCACCCCTGTTTATCATGCGTTTTCGCGCGTCATCAAGGCGGCGGGGCGCGTGGTGGTGGAATGTCCTCTGGCGCTGGAGGCAGGCAAGTATCGGATGGATTTCGACACTTGGGACGCGCAGATGACGGGCAAGGAAAAAATGCTCATCCTTTGTTCGCCTCACAATCCCGGCGGGCGCGTCTGGAGCAGGGACGAATTGCAGGGCGTGGCCGATTTTGCCAAACGGCACGATCTGATTCTGGTGTCCGATGAAATTCACCATGATCTGGTGATGCCCGGCCACCGGCACATCCCGATGGCGAACATCAACGGCATCGAGGATCGCCTGGCCATGATGACCGCCACGACCAAGACGTTCAACATCGCCGGGTCCCATACCGGCAACGTCATCATCCCCGACGCCAACCTGCGCGCGCGCTTTGCCGCGCGCATGGCAGCGATGGGCCAGTCAGCCAATTCCTTTGGTCTGTTCATGACCGAGGCCGCGTATTCCCCGGAAGGCGCCGCATGGGTCGACGCCTTGGTCAGGTATCTGGACGGCAACCGCAAACTGTTCGACGAAGGGCTGAATGCCATCCCCGGCGTCAAATCCATGCCACTGGAATCCACCTATCTTGCGTGGGTTGATTTTGACGCCACCGGAATGACGCATGACGAGGTCACGGACCGCGTTCAATCGGGCGCGCGCATCGCCGTCAATCATGGCCCGACATTCGGGACAGGGGGCGAAAGCTATCTGCGCTTCAACCTCGCGACGCCCCGCTCGCGCGTGGCCGAGGCGGTGGAGCGACTGCAAAAAACTTTTGGCGACCTGCAATAA
- the rpoZ gene encoding DNA-directed RNA polymerase subunit omega has translation MARVTTEDCVDKVPNRFELVMLAAHRAREITAGAPLTVDRDNDKNPVVALREIADETQSAADLRERMIESNQTEIEVDEPEEDQMALLMGGDADKPADDDMSEERLLRELMKAQGQG, from the coding sequence ATGGCCCGCGTAACTACAGAAGACTGCGTCGACAAGGTTCCCAACCGGTTCGAACTGGTGATGCTGGCCGCGCATCGCGCCCGCGAAATCACAGCAGGGGCGCCGCTGACGGTCGACCGCGACAACGACAAGAACCCCGTTGTGGCGCTGCGCGAGATTGCGGACGAAACCCAAAGCGCGGCAGACCTGCGCGAGCGGATGATCGAATCGAATCAGACCGAAATCGAAGTCGATGAGCCCGAAGAGGACCAGATGGCCCTTTTGATGGGCGGCGACGCCGATAAGCCCGCCGACGACGACATGTCCGAAGAGCGCCTTCTGCGCGAATTGATGAAGGCGCAGGGCCAGGGCTGA
- the def gene encoding peptide deformylase yields the protein MKMPILIHPDPRLKKLCDPVADVTGDMHKLAEDMLETMYDAPGIGLAAPQVGVLSRLIVMDCVKEEGAAPKPLVMFNPEVTAVSDALNVYEEGCLSIPDQYAEVTRPAEVEVRWIDMDGNEQKSGFDGLWATCVQHEIDHLNGKLFIDHIGPMKRQLITRRMQKLKREMARG from the coding sequence ATGAAAATGCCGATCCTGATCCACCCCGACCCGCGCCTGAAAAAGCTCTGCGATCCTGTCGCGGATGTGACGGGTGATATGCATAAACTGGCCGAAGACATGCTGGAGACGATGTATGACGCGCCCGGCATCGGCCTGGCTGCCCCGCAGGTCGGCGTGCTGAGCCGCCTGATCGTCATGGATTGCGTCAAGGAAGAGGGCGCGGCGCCGAAACCGCTGGTGATGTTCAACCCCGAGGTGACCGCCGTCTCGGACGCGCTGAATGTCTACGAGGAGGGATGCCTGTCGATTCCCGATCAATACGCCGAGGTCACCCGCCCCGCCGAGGTGGAGGTGCGCTGGATCGATATGGACGGGAATGAGCAAAAATCCGGCTTTGACGGGCTGTGGGCAACCTGCGTGCAGCACGAGATCGACCACCTGAACGGCAAGCTGTTCATCGATCATATCGGCCCGATGAAGCGGCAGCTGATCACCCGCCGGATGCAGAAGCTGAAACGCGAAATGGCGCGGGGGTAG
- a CDS encoding class I SAM-dependent methyltransferase, translating into MSVDKETLGVYGARAQDYAAMTDDLADDKHLTAFIAAMPAGARVMDIGCGPGRAAGQMAAAGLTVDAIDAVPEMVAMAAAQPGVTAWQATFDQIAGDALYDGIWANFSLLHAPRAALPGHLSAIHRALKSGGLFHIGMKTGEGEGRDDLGRFYTYYTEAALRGLLIAAGLTPGNGWTGRDIGLAGNPDDWSVIHAYA; encoded by the coding sequence ATGAGCGTGGATAAGGAAACCTTGGGCGTCTATGGCGCCCGCGCGCAGGATTACGCCGCCATGACCGATGATCTGGCGGACGACAAACACCTTACCGCCTTTATCGCCGCAATGCCCGCAGGGGCGCGCGTGATGGATATCGGCTGCGGGCCGGGCCGGGCTGCGGGCCAAATGGCCGCCGCAGGGCTGACAGTTGACGCCATCGACGCGGTGCCGGAAATGGTCGCCATGGCCGCAGCACAGCCGGGCGTCACCGCGTGGCAGGCCACGTTCGATCAGATCGCCGGCGATGCCCTCTATGATGGGATTTGGGCCAATTTCAGCCTGCTGCACGCCCCGCGCGCCGCCTTGCCCGGGCACCTGAGCGCCATCCACCGCGCACTGAAATCCGGCGGGCTGTTCCATATCGGCATGAAAACCGGCGAGGGCGAAGGCCGCGATGATTTGGGCCGTTTCTACACCTACTATACCGAGGCCGCGCTACGCGGCCTTCTCATCGCCGCAGGCCTCACCCCCGGCAACGGCTGGACGGGCCGCGATATCGGCCTTGCCGGAAACCCCGACGACTGGAGCGTCATCCACGCATATGCCTAA